The following is a genomic window from Oryzias latipes chromosome 12, ASM223467v1.
TAGTTACATAAAGTGCTAATTGTTTTATAGTAAGTCCTGTCTGGGTTTGAACATAGAAGCCAGATTACGGTAAGGATTTCAGCCCAACAGGATTACCTCTAGATTTAAGGACCTTATTTAGTTCCAAGCAATGAAAATCAGCCATAAGCTTGTCTGTTGGGCTGATATATAAAGGCAGCAAGTGACACAGGAACCACTCTGGAGAATAACTGCAACCTGAACTTTGATTTTAAGCACTTTGAAAAGAAACAGGTGagaattttactttgaaattcaaGTAACTAGttgataaataatttaaattttaggTGTTATTACACAGCTTTAAAGCTTTTACCAGTGatattttctctattttttaaacatgaagtGGCGTGAAGTGCAACTTTGTGTCAGATTTTCTATATGTATTTTGCTCACTTGATGTTTAATTTTTACTGGGCTTcatttaatattaaaaagatgcgtctgtttgtgttttcttagcATGTCTGAGTAAAAAGTTTTAGGCGCTTTTATGAAATGTAGGCCCTAACGCATACTTTATCCAACAGTTGCAGACACAGGATGGAATCCTCCAAACTCGCCCTGCTGCTGGTCATTTTGTACTGTGTGGAGCGTGGTCTGTGTGGGTCTTGTGTCGTTGACAGCTTCTCAGTCAAGGAAGACTTTGACCCTAAGAGGGTGAGTAAATTCAAAATACCCAGGTGCAACATGCTGGAGAGAAAATATCCAGCTACCTctgagttactttttttttcttccttctagTATGCAGGAAAGTGGTACGCTCTGCAGAAGAAGGACCCGGAGGGGCTGTTCCTGCAGGACAACATCTCGGCTGAGTACACCATTGACGATGATGGCTCCATGACTGCCTCCTCCAAGGGACGTGTCACTCTTTTTGGGTAAGTGATGCCTGCCAGTCTCCAACAACAGGTGCAATTATAGTGCTGGCTTGCAAGCCCTGTGAATGGATGAGAGTCTCTTCAGACAAAACAGAGTTGATTAGACTCACAGATGAGAGGAGCTGGAAGGATCTCTCTGTTCTGGGACAGAATGTTAGAGTGGTGCTTAGGATCTGTTTGTGATCCACTTAGAGATTTGAGAACAGGCTTAATTGTTATGTTGTGAACATTCTGAGCAGTTTTTACTCAGGTTATCCTGGATCATAAAGGATTGGcaagaaagaaaagttataCTTTGTAATAGTGGCTTGATGTGCAATTTTGCAAATGATCAGGAAATTTTCATCTGAATTCagttattgtgaatttctgtgttgcaacatttaaaaggacagatttctatttcattttctaaaaaaatgtgttatatttgtttcatttttttccaagggATTTTGATAAAACTGtatgtttgtgtctttgttttccagcttctgGGTTGTGTGCGCTGACATGGCTGCTCAGTACTCTGTTCCCGACCCTGGCACCCCtggaaaaatgttcatgaactACCAGGGTCTGGCCAGCTACCTCTCCAGCGGAGGTTGGTTGTTGTTCAAATATCAAACACATCTGTGGCAATTTTCGGACGCTTACTTTTCCTTCTTACCAGGTGACAACTACTGGGTCATTGACACCGACTATGACAACTATGCCATCACCTATGCCTGCCGCAcccaaaaggatgatgggagcTGTGAGGACGGTTATTCCCTTGTCTTCTCCAGGAACCCCCGTGGCCTCCCTCCCGCCATCCAGCGCATCGTCCGTCAGAAGCAGGATGATATCTGCATGGCCGGGCAGTTCCAGCCTGTGCTGCAGTCTGGAGCCTGCTAACAAGCAAAGGAGAGGGAACTTAAAAGTGGAAGTGTGTGCCTGAAAGCTACAGCATGGGTGACTTTGTAATATAAAGGAGAGAGTGAATGTGAAAGTTGAGATGGTGCAAACACAAGATGGATATTAGtaaagtaaacaaaaccaaattatTGAAATACCCTCGTGTTTCATTCAGCTGTGTGATTTATCTCAAAGAAAATTGTTGCTGTTGCAGTGGAACTTTGGTTGAATgtgaaaaattgaaataaacttgtttttttctaaacacacacacctgacgtcatgtcatttctgctgcttttcatCCGTCGTGTATTTTACCTCCAAATAAGCAAATTTGTTGAAATTAGGTCAAATCTCTGTGCTTATAAGAGCTGTTCAAGTTTTTACAGTTCTCTCCTCATAGAATTTGCGTGCTGAACATCTTAGGGATGTCCTAAACTCACCATAGCCTTGATAAACCAAACCAAATCGTGTTCCCATTCACTGGTCTGGTGTCTGTGAGGTTAATAACAAACAGTAAACTAAGGATGCAGTCAGAATTTCTCTCCAATTATGCTTACCCATTACTCAGGGCCTACACCCTGAGCAATGGGTCTTGTAGGGCCTGTAGGGCCTACACCTCCATAGGTGTAGGCCCTacaggtttttttaaactggatttAAGGAAAGACaatcacatttaaaacacacaaGTAAAGGGTAAATTACATCTACTTAGTAATTAAATTTAGCCTTctttaaggcccaaagcactttatgGTCACAACAAGTCACACATATATTCATGCAGGGTTGCTACCCTctgatgttttaaaacaaatacttGAATTATGTTGCGTTAATAAAAAAGCCCATATCTCTCTTGACTGTGGAATCTATGactttctgtcatgttttaccCTGGATGTAGTGTTTGAAGCGTTAGCCAGAGGAGACTTAACATTTTTTGATAATATCACTGGTTTTGGGGCTTCCATTGGGTAGCATTTCTCATCAGCTCCACCACTTTGGTCAGTCATAAGAGGATAGTGAGCCCAAAATGCAAGAGTCTGGGCTTGATGGCAAAAACATCAACTTTAATGGATAACATAAATGTAACACAACTATCATACAAggggagaaacaaaaatgaCGCCAATAGATGAGATAAACTAACTGAGAtaagcagaaaagaaaacaatactGAGGATGACAGCTGTGGATGGTTAGCACTAACAGGGTGAGAGAAAAGTAAGACATAAGTTGAATTTAGAAAAACTGACTAAAACAAAGCAAGCTAAACTTATAGGCACCACAAGGTTGCAAGAAACCTCAAACTCCagaaaaaagttctgttttcaTCTTTGCCAAGTATCTACTTCACTTCTCCTAACTCAAAGCTATTACAAAAGATATTCTATAAGAAATGTCCCAGTGACTGTGAGAACTGTAAGCTAACTAAATAGATTACTATTCAAAACAGGCCGGCACGGTAGCGCAGTGGtaagcgctcttgcctcacagcaagaaggccacCCGAAACAGAACAGCGATGGGGGCTTTTCTGAGTGGAGTTGCATgttctctctctgtgtggaggTGGGATCTTCAGAGGTTAATTagctgtgaatgtgagtgtgcatgggtgtttGAATTGTGGCCCcacgacagactggcgacttgtAAATGGTGTCCCATGCCCTCACcaacaagtggccaggataggctccggcagccccgtgaccccgtgaccccgaaagggacaaaacgagGTTAGAAGATAAACGAAAACCATTCAAAACAACTTGTTTTTATACATTagacaaaagcttttttatatttcaatgTCTAAAAGTATGAGTTATTGATTATTTTAACAGGGGTAGACTGAAAGTTTAACAaagcaattttttatttttccaatgaaATAGATTTCCCCTCGGTTAACTAAGATACACAGAGtgtaaaaggttttatttttgcaaaaccaAACCTCACAGCACACATACTCAGTCAAAAACCTCATCAATTTCAAACAAGTGTAATTTGTTAAAATATGCTTTAATCTAGatttgcttcttcttttttttacataaaaaagctAATTATGTAACTATTGTGACAAAAAATCTAAAGACTAATTTGAAATCTTACTGCTTTAGTTTGTTTGATATAAATCTGTTATGTTCGACTtattcacaatttttttcatatttggtTACAGTaaatgctgtatttttcaatgtttttaaaaaatcacctgtaaaagaaaagaaaaagtagtggGCCACAACAATGTCCATGAGGAATGCCTTTTTAACGTGAAGGATGCAAAATTGGTTTCACTCCAAATTCAtttagatgcattttttttttaatttgttggtATGTTAAGCTAAACAAATTGCTAGAAATAAACAAAGGGTACATGTTCAAAGCTCACACTGGAAATCTTGCTAACTGCTGTACTTTGACCGTTCAAGTCTGTTATCCGTTCTTAGCTCAAGGAAATGAAGCCAGTACAAACACAGCAGTAATGGGCTTATTGGTGTTCTGAGGTTTAGCAGTTCTTAGTCGAATTATACAGTACCAACTCTGCTGGAAGGTCATTAAGGTTGCAAAGGGTTTGAATCAGATGAGAATTTTTCTATGTTTGGACAGcaaaccagaagaaaaaaaaactaaaccttGCTTCActactaagtttttttttagtacacATGTTAAGGGTGTTTGAAACCATGGGGGATTTTACCATCGTATTTAGTTAAAGGGTGGAAAGTTGACAGATTTTCTGGTCCATACAGCTTTAGCTGAGGTTAAGCAACACATTTTAAAGAGAATATTTTGAAAACGAATGAATTCTCACTTTGTTGctttgaaatttgaaaaaatcaggAATAAGACAGTGTATGAAAGGCATCTAAAAATAGGTTGGAAGCAACATCAGcaagcttgtaaacaaacacaacttCTTTAGGATCAGTTGTTTGACTTAAAACTAAACCAGGTCATTTGTAATTCTTATGAAGACAAACCGCAACAGCGTTTTGTGCAGTGTCGCACTGCCCCCGCAATCTGCTCCAATGTGCCCAGGTAGAACAGATTGTGTAATAATAAAAAGGGTAATCTTACTTCTTTCTATTTGACAAGCCACTGTATAGTTCTGTGGTTAAATCAATGATGAACACAGTTCCGTCGTTTCACCTCCTTAATACAATCTAGGTTTTCTGAAtggtgtttttcacataaaaagTCTGCTTGTTGCTGATTGTCGCTTAATCCCAGGATTtccatgttttatttcttcttgtaTGTCACATTTTTCCTATATAGAGTTTTGTCCTTGAAGCCTGTAGAGGACAAAAAGAGTAAAGAAATGACCACAGCCATTTGTCTACTCCAGCTGTCATCACAATAAAGAGAAAGCCACGTAAGGAGGCCATAGTTGCTAtcataaatttgaaaaacataaacacacgaTGGCAGTGCTTTTTGTTAAAGGGGGTGGGACCTGCAGGCACTGACATGTGTAAAGAACAAGAGGCGACAGCTCATCATGTAGGTCAACACATTTGTTAACTGTTTTCTTCAGGTAAATTGACATTCAACCGTGAATTCTTCTGTTAGTGCACAGTTGCATCACATAATGACTGTTATGCCTGCAGTACTCTAAATAGTAGATTTGTATGTATACTTAGGTTACCAAATATGGCTCAGTCAATTCTCACTTTTATTGCCCTctaaagaaacacacaaatagAAGCTAGGTGTTAGCTTCATGTAAAACTGATCTGTTTCTGAACACAAGGGATTAGCATTTTTTATCTAAGATGTCATATGATTTGTAAGACTGtaacaaaaaggatttttttgaaAGTCCAAAAGTGAATGCTGTCAAACAAAGTGTTAGTTAAACCACACATGCCCTatcaaatgatctttttttttttagtcaaggTTTATAGTAGACTGTCAGGGGTATTTCCATTTGCCGTCAAAATATATTAGTTATCAGTGACTTACAATGTGTGACAGGTTTGCAGGGACACATGATGTTAGTATTGATTGAACATCAGGTGGCACCAGTCTGTGAAACGCCTGTCTGCCTTTATCACATCTTTGATTTGAGGTGAGATCTTCGGCACTGGAAGTACTGATCTCAGTAAATCTTTACAACTTTGCTGGAGCTTTTGTGACgcaatatttttgcttttaacatgGAAGTTTATTAGTCCTAAAATATAGTCTATCATTTAAAGTCTATATGATTTTTATTGTACTAAAAGCTAAAAGtactaaaataattttttttcaaggtttgtgcaaaaattcatccatccatccattttcttaacctgctttaTTCCTTTTGGGGTGACAGGGCTGCCAAAACCTGttctggctactgttgggtggaCAGTGttggccagtctgtcgcagggcaacgcaatcactcacattcacaccgggGGGTAATTTAGAGTCCCCCCAATCAACCcatgaaacatatttttggactaAGGGAGGAAGCCGTCCAGAGGAAACCCATACATAACCCAAAtggggagaacatacaaactccacatgGAAGAGTCTCATCCAGATTTGAGCCAGGGCCTTCAATAGTGGAAAATACATAGattcaaaaataaagtcagTAAAAATACTGCAGATCATTTAAGGTTATATTTCCTGGACGTCTTCTTTCATTGCAATAACTGTTACAGTGGACTTAAGAGGTCTTAACCCACATGAAGACATTGAGTTGGTTGATCAATAAGTCACGGGGAGGTTATGTTATAGAAATTGCAGACAAAGCCAGTCTTTATCAGTTTATAGTTTCTTTACATCATTGAGTTCGATCCTGTTACCTGCCTTCCATTTGCCACTGTCTCTGATCCTTCTATCATAAAACTGTGTAGAAACTCTACACTTGTTTGCCTGTTCTTTaagtaaaacagtaatatgaccacagtattttttaacagcattccaagattttctgttttgtttgccAGACATGCTCAGTCTCCTAAGAAGGTCAGAGtctcttcttccacaattctcaaaaaaatttagaaaaagtattcaatgataaattgattacatttattgagaaatataaaattataaatgaaaaccaatatggttttagagaaaacagatcaacctcattggctatcattgatgctgtggaggaaatcacaaatgctctggacaaaaagaaaaatccagctgggattttcattgacttaaaaaagcatttgacactctcaatcatgacatcctacttgacaaactggaagtgtatgGGATAAGAGTATTAGcgctaacttgggtcaaaagctttttaacaGGAAGAAAACCATTTGTCAAGATTGATTAATTTACATGAGAGAACCAAAGAGAcaagttgtggtgtcccacaaggatcaatccTGGGCCCGCtactattcaatatttacataaatgatatattcaatgtttcaaagcttatgaaactcatattatttgctgatgactcAAACATATTCTATTGTACAGATaatcatagggaacttatcaatgtggtaaacacagagttaaacaaaataaaattatggataGATTataacaaattatctttgaacctagataaaaccaaactgatgttttttggtAACTACAACACCAATAAAGAGCTcttaattgaaataaataatatcctaattgaaagtgttacagaaatcaaattcttgggggtttttatcgatgacaaactaagttggaagccacacatcagacacatacaaactaaagtctcaaaaagtatttcaataaaactaaacatatattagaataTAACGGTAGATATTTACTGTATACTGTTCTTTAATactaccatatttcacctactgtatagaaatttgggctAATAATTATAAGAGCTCACCACATCCtatctttttacttcaaaaacgaaTTATAGAATTGTACATAAAACTAGCTATCTTGTGGATTAttacactgcgcaacttttatacagagctAGTGGGAAATCtttaccattcaatatccaaaaacagttcttagaaaatgaaggcgGCTACAAACTggggggatgtaggaacttcaagatcaaattgataagaaccaaaaagaaaagtttctgtgtgtcggtgtgtggcattaaactttggaacgggttaagtaatgagctcaaacaatgttcaaatatgcAAATATTCAAGAAGATGTATAAAGACACCctgatttcaggatatgaagatgaGAGGATTTAAGGATTAACagatgtttgaataattccaaatgcatgtgtgaactttattgtggtgaaataatctaagcccttttaat
Proteins encoded in this region:
- the LOC101155944 gene encoding purpurin-like, with protein sequence MESSKLALLLVILYCVERGLCGSCVVDSFSVKEDFDPKRYAGKWYALQKKDPEGLFLQDNISAEYTIDDDGSMTASSKGRVTLFGFWVVCADMAAQYSVPDPGTPGKMFMNYQGLASYLSSGGDNYWVIDTDYDNYAITYACRTQKDDGSCEDGYSLVFSRNPRGLPPAIQRIVRQKQDDICMAGQFQPVLQSGAC